Proteins from a genomic interval of Drosophila melanogaster chromosome 2R:
- the p120ctn gene encoding p120 catenin, with translation MEARSLKHSLIGLNMNSTHINMDLSLTHEPANMQSQFGSFQNYDQFSAAGYSSTPLYITKPTGVGAITKVAPHCSQNKIETNSTDNSIPDIENHPLATTVRYVQAGQYEDTSEYGVAGLTCGIDSEYTAEAVVPYCYTSDANYTGIQNTTSSIKPFSGRPFNDNINGAEAVADSQCRTFKSSAEFKLPQFAMSSINTVPQRLEEKDDYIEGSENDICSTMRWRDPNLSEVISFLSNPSSAIKANAAAYLQHLCYMDDPNKQRTRSLGGIPPLVRLLSYDSPEIHKNACGALRNLSYGRQNDENKRGIKNAGGIAALVHLLCRSQETEVKELVTGVLWNMSSCEDLKRSIIDEALVAVVCSVIKPHSGWDAVCCGETCFSTVFRNASGVLRNVSSAGEHARGCLRNCEHLVECLLYVVRTSIEKNNIGNKTVENCVCILRNLSYRCQEVDDPNYDKHPFITPERVIPSSSKGENLGCFGTNKKKKEANNSDALNEYNISADYSKSSVTYNKLNKGYEQLWQPEVVQYYLSLLQSCSNPETLEAAAGAIQNLSACYWQPSIDIRATVRKEKGLPILVELLRMEVDRVVCAVATALRNLAIDQRNKELIGKYAMRDLVQKLPSGNVQHDQNTSDDTITAVLATINEVIKKNPEFSRSLLDSGGIDRLMNITKRKEKYTSCVLKFASQVLYTMWQHNELRDVYKKNGWKEQDFVSKHFTAHNTPPSSPNNVNNTLNRPMASQGRTRYEDRTIQRGTSTLYSANDSSGAVMSNESAMLSEMVRKQL, from the exons ATGGAAGCGCGATCTCTCAAACACAGCCTAATCGG TTTAAATATGAATTCAACTCACATAAACATGGACCTTTCATTGACGCACGAGCCTGCAAACATGCAATCCCAATTTGGGTCTTTTCAAAATTATGATCAATTTTCGGCAGCAGGATATTCAAGCACTCCATTATATATAACAAAGCCCACAGGAGTAGGTGCAATAACAAAAGTTGCGCCACACTGCTCTCAAAATAAGATTGAGACGAACTCTACAGACAATTCCATTCCAGACATTGAGAATCATCCACTAGCTACAACAGTGAGATATGTACAAGCGGGTCAATATGAGGATACATCCGAATATGGTGTAGCTGGTTTGACTTGTGGAATAGACTCTGAGTACACAGCTGAAGCTGTCGTACCTTACTGCTATACGTCGGATGCAAACTATACAGGAATTCAAAACACGACTTCAAGTATTAAACCATTTTCTGGAAGGCCTTTTAATGATAACATAAATGGAGCAGAAGCTGTTGCGGATTCCCAATGTAGAACCTTTAAAAGTTCAGCTGAATTTAAATTACCTCAATTCGCCATGAGCTCTATAAATACAGTGCCGCAAAGATTGGAAGAAAAGGATGATTACATTGAAGGATCAGAAAATGATATTTGTTCTACAATGAGATGGCGGGATCCAAATCTTTCAGAAGTAATAAGCTTTTTAAGCAACCCGAGTAGTGCTATAAAAGCTAATGCAGCAGCCTATCTACAGCATTTGTGCTACATGGATGATCCAAACAAGCAACGTACAAGATCTCTGGGAGGTATACCACCATTAGTTCGACTGCTATCTTATGATTCTCCAGAAATACATAA aAATGCCTGTGGTGCTTTACGTAATTTATCTTACGGAAGACAAAATGATGAAAACAAGCGTGGAATAAAGAACGCTGGTGGAATAGCAGCTTTGGTGCATCTTTTATGTCGGTCACAAGAAACAGAAGTAAAAGAATTGGTGACTGGCGTTTTGTGGAATATGTCTTCCTGTGAAGACTTGAAACGGTCAATTATTGATGAAGCGCTCGTTGCTGTAGTTTGCAGCGTGATTAAGCCTCATTCTGGTTGGGATGCAGTTTGTTGTGGAGAAACATGCTTTTCTACGGTATTTCGAAATGCTTCTGGAGTTTTACGAAATGTCAGTTCTGCTGGAGAACATGCAAGAGGATGTCTTCGAAATTGTGAACATTTAGTTGAATGCCTTCTTTATGTTGTGCGAACATCAATTGAGAAAAATAATATTGGAAATAAAACTGTAGAAAATTGCGTATGTATACTTCGAAATCTTTCATACCGATGTCAAGAAGTTGATGATCCCAATTACGACAAACATCCCTTTATAACACCAGAAAGAGTTATTCCATCGTCATCTaaag GAGAAAATTTGGGCTGTTTtggaacaaataaaaaaaaaaaagaagctaaTAATTCCGATGCTCTCAACGAATACAACATTTCCGCTGACTATTCTAAAAGTTCTGTAacatataacaaattaaacaagGGATATGAACAATTATGGCAACCTGAAGTAGTTCAATACTATTTGTCATTATTGCAAAGTTGTTCTAATCCAGAAACACTTGAAGCCGCTGCTGGAGCAATTCAAAATTTGTCTGCATGCTATTGGCAACCCAGTATTGATATTCGCGCAACAGTGCGTAAAGAGAAAGGCCTACCGATACTTGTTGAGCTTCTTAGGATGGAAGTGGATCGCGTAGTTTGTGCAGTCGCCACAGCACTACGCAATTTAGCTATAGATCAACGCAACAAAGAACTAATTGGAAAGTACGCAATGCGTGACTTAGTTCAGAAACTTCCATCCGGAAATGTACAACATGACCAAAATACATCAGATGATACAATCACAGCTGTATTAGCAACAATTAATGaggttataaaaaaaaatccagaGTTTTCCCGTTCCCTATTGGATTCAGGTGGGATAGATAGACTTATGAACATAACAAAACGGAAAGAAAAATATACCTCTTGTGTGTTGAAATTTGCAAGTCAAGTTTTATACACCATGTGGCAACATAATGAATTGCGAGacgtttataaaaaaaatggatgGAAAGAGCAAGATTTTGTTAGTAAACATTTTACTGCACATAATACTCCACCAAGTTCACCGAATAACGTTAACAATACACTTAATAGACCGATGGCTTCACAGGGACGTACTCGCTATGAGGACAGAACCATTCAACGCGGAACAAGCACATTATATAGTGCTAACGATTCCAGTGGTGCCGTTATGTCTAATGAATCTGCAATGCTTTCAGAAATGGTTAGAAAACAACTATAA